From Bradyrhizobium sp. AZCC 1610:
GCGGTCTTGCAAGAACAGGTTCGAGACTGTCGGCCAAACGGCCCGGCAAGTTGCTGAGTTAGGGTGGATGAGCAATCATCCGAAACCTTTGGAGGGAGAAGTTACGTGAAACACCGTCAGATTATCGGCTGCCTGCTCGCGGGTGCGTTGTGCACTACCCCGGCAATGGCGCAGGAACTCACCGGGACGCTGAAGAACATCAAGGACACCGGCGCCATCACGCTCGGCTTCCGCGACTCGTCCATTCCGTTCTCCTATCTCGACGACAATCAGAAGCCGATCGGCTACGCCATGGACATCTGCTACAAGATCGTCGATGCCGTGAAGAAGGAGCTCAAGCTCGACAAGCTCGAGGTCAAGCTCAATCCGGTGACGTCGTCGACCCGTATCCCGCTGCTGGCCAACGGCACGATCGATCTCGAATGCGGCTCGACCACCAACAATGTCGAACGCCAGAAGCAGATCGCCTATACTAACACCCACTTCCTGACCGCGAGCCGCTACGTCACCAAGAAGGCGGCCAAGATCAACTCGATCGACGAACTCAAGGGCAAGTCGGTGGTCTCCACCGCCGGCACCACCAACATCAAGCAGCTCACCGAAGCCAATGCGGCGCGCAGCCTCAACATCAACATCATCCCGGCCAAGGACCACGCCGAGGCGTTCCTGATGGTGGAGACCGACCGCGCGGTGGCGTTTGTGATGGACGACATCCTGCTGGCGAGCCTGATCGCTGGCTCGAAAGCGCCGGGCGATTACGTCATCTCCAAGGACGCGTTCTCCAAGCCCGAGCCCTACGGCATCATGCTGCGCAAGGACGATCCGGCCTTCAAGAAGATGGTCGATGCGGCGACCGCGGCGCTCTACACCGGCGGCGAGGGCCAGAAGATCTACGACAAGTGGTTCACGCAGAAGATCCCGCCCAAGGGGCTGAACCTCAACGTGCCGATCAGCTCCGAGCTGAAGAACGAGTTTGCGAAGCCGTCCGACTCGCCGGATCCGGATTCGTATAAGTAAACATTCCCGCGCTCATGCAATGGCCTGGTCATTGCATGAGCGCGCTTTATGTGGCGACACGGTGGACGGTAGGGGCCCGTGAACTATAACTGGAATTGGCACATCTTCTTCGAGCCGAACCCGACCGGGGCCGGCAACTATCTCGATATGCTGGCGTCGGGGCTGGTGCTGACCATCGAGACGGCACTGCTGGCCTGGGTCATTGCGCTGATCTTCGGGACCATCATCGGCATCTTGCGCTCGCTGCCGTCGAAGACGGCATCCTGGATCGGCTTCCGCTATGTCGAATTCTTCCGCAACATGCCGCTATTGGTGCAACTGTTTCTCTGGTTCTTCGTGCTGCCGGAGCTGTTGCCGCGCGCCGCAGGGCTGTGGATGAAGCAGCTCCCCAACGCGCCGTTCTGGACGGCGGCGATCGGGGTAGGGCTGTTCATGTCGGCGCGCGTCGCGGTGCAGCTTGCCGCCGGCATCGCCTCGCTGCCGCGGGGACAGAAGCAGGCCGCGACCGCGCTCGGGCTGACGACGGCGCAGGGCTATCGCTATGTGCTGCTGCCGATAGCGTTCCGCATCATCATGCCGCCGCTCACTTCCGAGTTTCTCAATACCGTGAAGAATACTTCCGTCGCGATCACCATCGGCCTGATCGAACTGACCGGCCAGGCGCGGGCGATGCAGGAGTTCTCGTTCCAGGTGTTCGAGGCCTTCACCGCCGCGACCGTGATGTATCTCGCGATCAACATCGTCGTCGTCACCGGGATGCGCTTCCTCGAACGCAGCCTGGCGATCCCCGGCTACATCACGGGGAAATGACGATGTTCGACAACCTCGATTTCGACGTCATCCGCCGCTCGCTACCTTATCTGTTTCTTGACGGCATGAGTTTCACGCTGATGTTGACGGGGCTGGCCGCGCTGGGTGGCCTCGTTTTCGGCACGCTGATCGCGCTGATGCGGCTGTCGAGCTACCGGCTGCTCGGCCGCATCGCGGGGCTTTATGTCGACTTCATGCGGTCGCTGCCGCTGGTGCTGGTGATCTTCTGGTTCTATTTCCTGGTGCCCTATATCGGTCAATGGCTGACAGGCGCGTCGCGGCCGATACGCGTCGGCGCGTTCACCTCAACGCTCGTCACCTTCATCATGTTCGAGGCCGCGTATTTCTCCGAAATCATGCGCGCCGGCATCCAGTCGATCTCAAAGGGACAGCCGGCGGCGGCAAGCGCGCTCGGCCTGACCTACGCTCAATCCATGCGCTATATCGTGCTGCCGCAGGCGTTTCGGAACATGCTGCCGGTGCTGCTGACGCAGACCATCGTGCTGTTCCAGGACACTTCGCTGGTCTACGTGCTGTCGATCCCGGACTTTCTCGGGGCCGCCAGCAAGGTGGCGCAGCGCGACGGGCGGCTGGTCGAGATGTATTTGTTTGCGGCCGCCGTCTATTTCGCGATTTCCTGTCTCGCGTCCTACGGCGTCCGGCGCCTGCAGGCGCGCATTGCTATTGTTCGCTAGCGAGGGCGCATGATCGAAATCAGCCACGTCAATAAATGGTACGGGCCGAACTTCCAGGCGTTGAAGGACTGCACCACCAGCGTCGCCAAGGGCGAGGTGGTGGTAGTGTGCGGGCCATCAGGCTCGGGAAAATCGACGCTGATCAAGTGCGTCAACGCGCTGGAGCCGTTTCAAAGCGGTGACATCATTCTCGACGGCATCAAGGTCAACGATCCCAAAACCGATTTGCCGAAGCTACGCGCCCGCGTCGGCATGGTGTTCCAGCATTTCGAGCTGTTTCCGCACCTGCGGATCATCGAAAACCTGTGCCTGGCGCAGGAGAAGGTGCTCGGCCGCTCGCACGAGGAGGCAGTGGCCAAGGCCGAGAAACTGCTCGAACGCGTCGGGTTGACGGTGCATGCGAACAAATACCCGGCCGAACTGTCCGGCGGACAGCAGCAGCGCGTGGCGATTGCGCGCGCTCTCGCCATGGACCCGATCGCGATGCTGTTCGACGAGCCGACTTCGGCGCTCGATCCCGAAATGATCAGCGAGGTGCTCGATGTGATGGTCGATCTTGCTCACGAAGGCATGACCATGATGGTCGTCACCCACGAAATGGGCTTTGCCAGCAAGGTCGCGCATCGCGTGATCTTCATGGACAAGGGCGAGATCGTCGAAGATGCGCTCAAGACCGATTTCTTCGGCAGTCCGCGCAGCGAACGCGCGCAGAAGTTCTTGTCGAAGATTCTGTCGCATTAACGATTTGGGTATAATAAACGCGGCGCAATTGCTTCGCGCCGACAGGAGACTCTACTTTGGAACAGATCGCTTACGTCAATGGTTCGTTCGTGCCACTTTCAGAGGCGAAGGTCTCGATCCTCGACCGCGGATTCCTGTTTGCCGACGGCATCTATGAGGTTGCCGCCGTACTCGACGGCAAGCTGATCGACAATGCCTCCCATCTGGCGCGGCTGGAGCGCTCCGTCGGCGAGATCGAGCTGGCATTGCCGGAGACGACGGCACGCATTCAGGAGATCCAGAAGGAGCTGGTCGCGCGCAACAATCTCGTCAACGGCATGGTCTATCTGGAAGTGACGCGCGGCGCCGATACCGGGCGCGACTTCGCATTTCCGAAGGGCATCAAGCCGACGATGATCATGTTTACGTCCACGAAGGACATCATCAATGCGCCCTCGGCCAGGACTGGCATCAAGGTGATCACGGTGCCTGACCTGCGCTGGGCCCGGCGCGACATCAAGAGCGTCGCTCTGCTGGCGCAGGTGCTGGCCAAGCAGGCCGCCGCAGCGGCCGGCGCCGGCGAGGCCTGGATGGTCGAGGACGGCAAGGTGACCGAGGGCGGCTCGTCGTCGTGCTTCATCCTGACCCAGGACGACGTGATCGTGACGCGTCAGAACGGCAGCGAGATCCTGCCCGGCTGCACCCGCAAGGCCGTGGTCGCGCTCGCCGAAGAGCGCCAGCTTCGCGTGGAGGAGCGGGCGTTTTCGGTCGAGGAAGCGCTGGCCGCCAAGGAAGCCTTCGTCACCAGCGCCAGCGTTTTCGTGCAGGCCGTGGTGTCGATCGACGGCAAGATGGTCGCCGACGGCAAGCCAGGCCCGATGACCAACCGGCTGCGCGAGATCTACGTCGAGTTCGCCAAGGCGACCGCGGTTTAGCACCCAGGATGTCGTCGCCCGGCTTGCCGCCTCCGCTAAAGCTCCGGCGAGCCAAAGAGCGGAAGCCTCGGCGCAGCCTTGGCGTAGACGGGACCGGGCGCTCAGTATTCCAGAGGCGTTAGCGTTGGAGCCGAGAGGCCGCGGCGTACTGGATGCCCCGCATGCGCGGGGCATGACAGCGGAGTGTGTGGTGCGAGCGGTTCGCCACCACGCCACCCATCATTTCTTGCCGAACGTCGTCAGTAGCGCGCCATCATCGGCAACGAAAACCGCGAGCAGGCTTGCGGGCTCCGTCGTGCTGGCATTCTCGCTGACGAGGTGCTCGCTGCCGGGCGGCTCAAAGAAGCTTTCACCCGCCTTGTAGACGCGCGCCGGGCCGGTCGCCGAATTTTCCGAACGGATGCTGCCCGACAGCACATAGGCGAACACGCTGCCGGCGTGATGATGACTGGCCGACTTGCCGCCCGGCGCGTAGTTGACCACGACCGCGGTCAGACTCTTGCCGGGCACGTTGGGAAGCTTCTCTGATCGAACCGGCGTCACCTTGTCGCCTTCGGCATGGACCGTAGGCGCGCCGGCAATTGCCAGCGCAACCGCGGTCATCGCTGCCACACGACGTATCGTTATTGCCATGTCGGCCTCCTCGCTTTATGCCACTGCCGCCTTGGCCTTGACCGGGTGTACCGCGCGAAAAGCGATGGCTAGCCGGTTCCAGGCATTGATAGCCCCGATCAGCATGGTCAGATTGACCGTCTCCGCTTCCGAGAAGTGGGCGCGCACGTCTTCGTAGAGATCGTCAGGGGCATGCGTTTCGGCAATCAGCGTCAGCGCGTCGGTCCAGGCCAGCGCCGCGCGTTCGCGATCGGTGTAGAGCGGCGACTCGTGCCAGGCGCTCAACAGATACAGCCGCTGCTCGGTCTCGCCCTGCTTGCGGGCGTCCTGGGTGTGCATGTTGATGCAATAGGCGCAACCATTGATCTGCGAGGCGCGCGTCTTGACCAGCTCGATCAGCGATTTTTCGAGGCCGGACGCGACGATCTGGGCTTCGAGTGCGACGAGCGCTTTGATGGTGTCAGGCGCGGCTTGGTAGTAGTTCATCCGGGGCTTCATGCAATTCTCCTCTCTGGACGTTTTCAATTTGAGGCGAATGTCAACGTATCCTGATAATCACCATCTGGATCGATGTTGCCAGATACAATAATGTGAACCGATGCAACGGGGGAGGCGGCGGATGTTATCGCGCAAGTCGGTGTCGGCAGGCCACTGTGCGATGCCGCTGGCCGCGGGCAATCAGGCCAAAACGGCCTCCATACGTGTCGTCGCGTTCGACCGCGCGCGCACCTTCGTCACGCTATTGGTGCTGATCCATCACTCCGTGGTCAATTACACCCATTTCGGCAGCGGCGACAAAATGCGCTGGCTGGGATTCGACCTCGTCGTGCTGTTCAACGACAGCTTCTTCATGGCCTGCATGTTCCTGATCTCGGGCCTGTTCGTTCACGACAGCCTGACCCGCAGGGGAGCGTCGAACTTCCTGCGACATCGCGCGTGGCGGCTCGGGATTCCCTTTCTGGTTTCGATCTTCGTGCTGATGCCGATTGCATATTATCCGACCTTCCTGCGTTATCATTTGCCCGGCACCACCGATTTCAACTTCTTTCATTTCTGGTGGCGCACGCTGACGGTTGGCCCCTGGCCGTCGGGCCCGGCATGGTTCTTGTGGGTGCTGCTGGCGCTCGACATCGCCGCCGCGGTGTCGCTGGCGCTCGCGCCGCGGATGCTGAAGATGTTCGGCCTGCTGATCTTCTCGCTGCGCGACTGTCCGTGGACGGCATTTGTCGCCTTTCTGACTTTCTCGGTCGCGGTCTACGTACCGATGCGGCTGATCTTCGGCGATATGAGCTGGCTGGAGCCGGCCGGCTATCCGCTGCCGATCCAGACCAGCCGGATTTTGCTCTATGCCGGTTATTTCCTGACCGGTGTCGGCGTCGGCGTGGTCAGCCTTCGCGCCGGAATCCTGAGCGAGGAAGGTGCGCTCGCCAGGCGCTGGCCGCTCTGGCTTGCCTTTGCGTCGTTGTTCTATGGCGCCATCCTGCTGATGGTCTATGCCCACCACAACTGGATCGCGGATGTCGATTCGCCTCCGCTATCCTGGCAATCCGGCTATGGCTTTGCCTTTGCGCTGTTCAGTGCAGCGATGACATTCACGGTACTGACCGTGTCGCTGGCCTTCGCCTCATCGGGCATGAAGCTGCTCGATGCCATGCGGCCGCAGGCCTATGGCATCTTCCTCACGCACTACATCTTCGTCATCTGGCTGCAATACGCCGTCTACGATTATTCCTGGCCGGCCTTCGCCAAATTTGCCGTTGTTTTCATCGGAACGCTGGCGTTGAGCTGGATGGTCACGCTGCTGCTACGGAAAATTCCAGTTGTGGCGCGGATGATCTAGAATGGATCTCATGCATCTGATGGAATTAGACCATGCAAGTTCAGTATAAGGGGAAAAGTCTGGCCGCGCTGTTCGTGCTCGCAACCGTCATGTTGCTTTCCGGCATGCCTGCCTTTGCCGCCTATCCGGATCGCGTCATCAAGATTATCGTTCCCTTTGCGCCGGGAGGCGGCACCGACGCCATCGCGCGCGTGCTGGCGCAGGAGATGACAAAGGATCTCGGCGCCAGCATCATCATCGAAAACAAGCCGGGCGCGGGCACCATTATCGGCGCGCAGGCGGTCGCGACCGCCGAAGGCGATGGCTATACGCTGCTGATGGGGACGTTTGCCCATGCCGTCAATCCCAGCCTGAACGCCAAACTGCCTTTCGATCCGAACAAGGATTTTTCACCCGTCGCACTGGTGGCGCGGTCTCCCAACATCGTCGTCGTCAATCCAAAGTCGCCATTTCGCTCCATCGCCGATCTGATCGCGGCGGCGAAGGCCGAGCCCGACAAGATCTCCTACGGCACGTTCGGCACCGGCACCTCGGCGCACCTTGCGGGCGAAATGTTCAAGCACATGGCCAAGGTCAACATGACCACGGTTCCGTACAAGGGTTCCGCGCCTGCGATCACCGACCTGATCGGTGGGCAGATCCAGGTGATGTTCACGACGGTCGCAAGCGCGGCGTCCCTGATCGAGGGCGGGCAGTTGCGCGCGTTGGCGGTGACCACGGCGGAGCGCTCGCCCGCCTTTCCGCAATTGCCGACGGTCGCCGAAACCGGTCTTCCCGGTTTTGAAGCGGAAACCTGGTACGGCCTGCTTGCGCCGGCGAAAACGCCGCCTGACATCATCGACCGCCTCAACAAGTCGGCGGCAAAGGCCGCGCAGGCCGACGCCTTCAAAAAGCTCAGCGTCAATGAGGGCCTCGTGTTGATCGCCGCGCCTCCGCAAGAATTCGGCCGCTACTACCGCAGCGAGGTGGAGCGCTGGCGCAGGGTGATCGAAGAAGCCGGTATCAAGATCGAGTAGGCGGGCAGGGCGGCGCGAACCCGGTTCCCCTGATCGCGGTTCCCCGCTAGGATGACGTCATGTATGTGAGCGCTTCCGAGAGCCGAGTGCTGGCGCGCATCTTTGGGCTGTTGTCCGAAGATCTCAGCGAGCGCGACGTTCGCGAGGCGGTCGGCCGCCATTTGCTGGAACTGCTGGAAGCCGATCACTACGCCTCCTTCGTCTGGCAGGATGCGACCGGCCGTTTTGAGAAGGCCGTGTACCTGAACATGGACCCGGACAACATCGCGGCCTACGACCGCTATTATCAGCAGCACGACCCTATCACCTCAAAGCTTCAGGCCCGCCGCGAGGCGACGCTGGTCACGCAGGTGATGCCGCAGCGCGACCTGATGCGGACCGAGTTCTTCAACGACTTTCTCGCCCGCGACGGCCTGCATTGGGGCGTCAATGCCTACAGTTTCGTCGACGGTCGCAATGTCGGCGACGTCAGGATCTGGCGCGGCCGGCGCCGCGACAATTTCGACGGCCATACGCTTGAATTGTTGCGGCTGATCGACCCGGCTTTCACCGGTGCGCTGGTCCGCGCGGCCGGTGGAGATCCGGTCAATGCGGCGGACGGCTCACCGATCCTGAAGCTCTCGGTGCGTGAGTTCGAGATCGCGCGAATGATATCGGACGATCTCAGCGACAAGGAGATCGCTCACCGGCTGCGGGTCGAGGTCTCCACCATCCGTACCCATATCGAGCGGATTTTTGCCAAGCTCGGCGTCCGCCGCCGCAGCGGCGTCGCCAGCCTGTTTGCAAGGCATTAACGTCGCGATGCCCGGCCTAGCGTGACGGTGGCGGCAGCCGGCCGAATATCTTCTCCATCGCCATGCCGACTGCGAGCAACCTGCGATCGCTCCCCGCGGGGCCATCGAGTTCAAGGCCGACAGGCAGCTTGCTCGACGCGCCCAGCGCGATCGGAAGCTGGATGCCGGGAACGCCGGCATTGCTGCCGGGATCGGTGTTCTGGATGAACAGCAGGAAATTGGCGAGGCTCGATGCCTCCGCATTTGACGCGATCGCAACCTTCGGCACGGTCGGGAAGGCGATGGCGTCGAGCTTGTTCTTCGCAAACGTGTCGCGATAGAGCGCCTGCAGCGCGGGCCGGGCAGTCTTCATGGCGGCATCATAGGCCGGCTTGGCGTCGGTGACGGTATTGTTCGGTCCCGGCAGCTTGCGCGGAATGACCAGCCCGTCATAGGTGCCCTTCACGTCGGGGCTTGCGATCTCCTTGGCGAGATTCTCGATGCTGACGCCAGTGGCGCCTTTCTTGAGATAAGCGACCATGTCGTCATAGCCCTCGTAGAGGGCGAGCGGAAATCCGACCTGGCCGTTGAGCTCGGTAAGTTTTGGCATTTCGATATCGACCACCGTCACGCCGTTGGACTTGAGCTTCTCCAGCGCCGCTTTGAATGCGGCTTCGGTATCGGCATCGAGATTGGCCAGCATGGATTTGTCGACGCCGATGCGTACCTGTTTCAGCGCGGCGGGCGCAATCGCGCCGCCTCCGGCGATAACGCGGTCGAGGGCCGCGACATCGGCCATCGTGGCAGCCATCGGGCCGGCGGTGTCGCGGGTGTGAGAAATCGGCGCGATTCCTTGCTGCGAATAGCGGCCGACGGTCGGACGCAGGGCGGCGCAGCCGTTCAGCGCGCAGGGGACCCTGACCGAGCCGCCGGTGTCCGTGCCGAGGCCCGCGGTCACGATCCGTGCGCCGACCGCAGCCCCCGTTCCCGACGACGAGCCCCCGGCGATTCTCGTCGCGTCATAGGCGTTGCGCACGCCGGGCTCCGCGCCGGTCTTGAAAGCGGCGTTGTAGCCGGAAATGCCGAAGGCAAGCTCATGCATGTTGGTCTTGCCGATGATGATCGCGCCCGCCGCGCGCAGTTTTGCCGCCACCGGCGCATCCTTCTTCGGGACGAAGCCCTTCAGCGCCGGCGTTCCCGCGCTGGCGGGAAGCCCGGCCACCTCGATATTGTCCTTGATCACGACGGGAACGCCGCCGAGCAGCTTGCACGAGCCTTTCTTGCGGCCGGCGTCGAAGGCCTCGGCGGCCTTCATCGCGCCGGCCTCGTCCAGCGTGATGAAAGCATTGAGCTCGGCCTTTGCCTTGGCGCGCGCCAGCACCGCCGTGGTCAGCGCCTTGCTGGTGACCTTGCCTGCGCACAAATCGGCGGCGGCCTGTGTCGCGGTCAGTTGATCCAGGTCGATCGTTGGTTGGGCTGCGGCCGGAGACGCCGCGGCGAGGACAAGGCTCGTGAGGGCCGAGCCGAGCAGGATTGAGCTGCGAGCCATGATGATCCTCCGTGCGAATAGGTACCCGTCCGGACGAACCTTACCAGCCGCCGGTTCCGGCGCCTGTCCTTATTTCTGAGGACGTCAGGCCTTCTCCGCCACGAACCTGTTCCGCAACGTGCCTATCCCGGTGATGTCGATCTCGACGACGTCGCCAGCTTTCAGGTCGGGCGAGGCGCCGTCGGTGCCCATCCAGATCACGTCGCCCGGCGACAACGTGAAATACTTGGAGAGCTCGACGAGGAACGGCACGATGCCGAAGATCATGTCATTGGTACGGAAGCGGCCGGTCTCCTTGCCGTTGACCCGGATCACGGTTTCCATCCTGTCGAAGTCGACATCGGTTTCGATCCACGGGCCCATCGGCTTGAAGGTGTCGGCGTTCTTGGAGCGCCACAGGCTGCGATCGGCCTTCTGCCAGCTGCGCTCGCTGACATCGTTGCCGATAGTGTAGCCGAACACGCAATCCATCGCGTTGGCTTGGGTCAGGTGCTTTGCCTTCTTGCCGATGACGACCACGAGCTCGCCCTCGTAATGGATTTTTTCTGTCGCGGTCGCCGGGATAACCACATCCTCGTCATGGGCGATCAGCGCATTCTGCGCACGATAACCGATCTCAGGCCGGTCGGGCACGTTCGGCACAGTGCCGGCCTTGTCGGCGGCTTCCTTGAGATGCTTGAGGTAGTTCAGCCCGACGCAATAGAAGGTGCGTGGGATCAGCGGCAGCTCGATCTTGACGTCCTTCAGCGCATGCGACTGCGTCCCGCGCTGCCATTCGCCGAAGGGATCGCCATTGACGGCGATCACGTGTTCGCCCTCGACAATTCCCCAGGATGTCTTGCCGGCGGCGGTGAATTTGAGCCAACGCATGTGGTGTCCTTTTCTTTATTCGGCTGCGGCCTGCGGGCCGGTTTTCCAGGCGCCGGCGGCAGGACGCGTCAGGCCGAGATTCTCGCGCAACGTCTTGCCGGCGTAATCCTTGTGAAACAGGCCGCGGCGCTGCAATTCCGGCACGATGTGCTGGACGAAATCGGCGTAGGAGCCGGGCACGATGGTGGCCGCGATGACAAAGCCATCGCAGCCGCGCTCAACGAACATCTCCTCTAACTTGTCGGCGATCTCCTTGGGGCCGCCGACGATCGCGTCCTGCACCTGGCCGCGTCCAGAGAAGGTGACGAAGTCGCGCGCACTGGGATTGGTCTTGCCCGAATTCTTCAGAACGCCGTCGCGAATGCCGAGGATGCCCTGCATGCTCATGAGCTCTTCGGTGGTGAGCGGCTCGTCGAGCGGTTTTGATGCGAAGTCATAGTTCAGCGCCTCCGCCAGCAGCGACAGCGCATCGATCTGCAGCGGCAGCTTGTTGATCAGCGCCATCTTGTCCTCGGCCTCGGTCTTGGTCGCGCCGCAGACGGGCGTGGTGAGGTTGCAGAGATACATCTGGTCCGGATCGCGGCCGGCCTTCGCCGCTTCGTTGCGGACAGCCACATAGCCTTCCCTGGCGGCGGCCACGTTGCGCGCGGCGGTGAAAATCACCTCGCCCCATCGGCCCGCAAAGCGCTGGCCGCGGCCGGATGCGCCGGCCTGGATGATGACGGGATGGCCCTGCGCCGAGCGCGGTACGGTGAACGGCCCGCGCGACTTGAAGAACGCGCCGTTGTGGTCGAGCCGCTTCACCCTGGCCGGATCGGCGAACCGGCCGCTGTTCTTGTCCATGATCAGGGAGCCGTCTTCCCAGGTGTCCCAATGTCCGAGCACGACTTCCATGAACTCGTCGGCGCGATCGTAGCGGTAGTCATGTTCGAGATGGGCGTCCTTGCCCATGTTGTGGGCCTCGCCGTCATTGAGCGAGGTGACGACGTTCCACCCCGCGCGTCCGCCCGACATTAAGTCAAGGGTGGCGAACCGGCGTGCGACATCGAACGGCTCGTAATAGGTGGTCGAGCAGGTCGACCCCAGCCCGAGCTTTTCGGTGACCATGCCCATCGTGGTCAGCACGATCAGCGGGTCCATCTTCACGCAGCGGATGCCGTACTCGACGGTGTGAGCGTGATCGTTACCGTAGCGGTCCGGCATCGCCAGGCGGTCGTCGAAGAACGCCATGTGGAATTTGCCGGCTTCGAGAATCCGGGCGATCTCCTGGTAATAGTCGGCCGACATCGAATCGTCGCGCGATTCCGGGTGCCGCCACGAACTCGGCAGATTGGTGCAGTTCTGCGCCTGCAGGAATCCAACCAGCGCCATTTGCCGCGTCATGCCGTTCTCCTTTGCGCGTGGGATTCGATTTCATCTCAGACCGAGTTCGACGGCGAGCTTGTAGTCAGTAGCGAGCGCTTTCAGCTTGTCCCAGGTGGCGTCCTCGATCTCGATGCCGTCGCGCCGGCGCTGCTGTTCTCGGATGTGCTCGATCTCACCGGGATAGAACACGCCGGGCGAACCTTCCGACGGTGACGTCGATTTGAGATAGCGGGCGAACTCGCCGACCTCTTTCTCGAAGTCCTTCAAGGGACGGAATGCGGCGACATTGAACACCGCCATGAAGCATCCGTCATTGTGACGGCCGGTCGGCTCGACGCCAAAGCCCAAGCCCGTGAGCAGGCCGCACAACACTTCGACCATTGCGGCGAGGCCGCTTCCCTTGTAACCCTCGCTGCCGCCGAGCGGCAGCAGCGCGCCGCCCTTGCGATATTGGGTCGGATCGGTGGTGTGCCGTCCCTCCGCGTCGATGATCCAACCCTGCGGGATTTGTTCGCCGCGCGCGACCGACAGCGCGATCTTGCCGGCCGCTACCGCCGAGGTCGCCATATCAAGATAGAACGGCGCCTCGAGATCGGACGGCACCGCAATTGAGATCGGGTTGGTGCCGAGCCTTGCCTCGCGGCCGCCGAACGGTGCGACATGCTTCGGTGAGCGGCCGGAATCGGCGGTGGCAATGCCGATCATCCCCGCCCGCATCGCCATCAGGGGATAGGCGGCGAGCCGCCCGACATGGCTCTGGCGGAACACCGTGCAGGCGGCGACATTGGCGGTCTTCGCCTTTTCGATCGTCAACTCCATCGCCTTGGCGTTGACGTGAAAGCCGAAGCCCCAGTGACCGTCGATCACGGTCGTGGTCGGCGATTCCTGGACGGTGGTCCATTTCGCGCCGGGCACGATATGGCCGGCCTTGATGCGGTCGATATAGGTCGGGATCGCGATCACGCCGTGTGAATCGTGGCCGGCGAGATTGGCGTTGACGCAGCCGACCGCGACGGCATGAGCCTCCTCCTCCGAGGCGCCGGCGGCCTTGAGCAGCGCCGCGCCGATTCGCGTGAGACGGTCGGCCTG
This genomic window contains:
- a CDS encoding tripartite tricarboxylate transporter substrate binding protein — encoded protein: MQVQYKGKSLAALFVLATVMLLSGMPAFAAYPDRVIKIIVPFAPGGGTDAIARVLAQEMTKDLGASIIIENKPGAGTIIGAQAVATAEGDGYTLLMGTFAHAVNPSLNAKLPFDPNKDFSPVALVARSPNIVVVNPKSPFRSIADLIAAAKAEPDKISYGTFGTGTSAHLAGEMFKHMAKVNMTTVPYKGSAPAITDLIGGQIQVMFTTVASAASLIEGGQLRALAVTTAERSPAFPQLPTVAETGLPGFEAETWYGLLAPAKTPPDIIDRLNKSAAKAAQADAFKKLSVNEGLVLIAAPPQEFGRYYRSEVERWRRVIEEAGIKIE
- a CDS encoding helix-turn-helix transcriptional regulator, whose protein sequence is MYVSASESRVLARIFGLLSEDLSERDVREAVGRHLLELLEADHYASFVWQDATGRFEKAVYLNMDPDNIAAYDRYYQQHDPITSKLQARREATLVTQVMPQRDLMRTEFFNDFLARDGLHWGVNAYSFVDGRNVGDVRIWRGRRRDNFDGHTLELLRLIDPAFTGALVRAAGGDPVNAADGSPILKLSVREFEIARMISDDLSDKEIAHRLRVEVSTIRTHIERIFAKLGVRRRSGVASLFARH
- the iaaH gene encoding indoleacetamide hydrolase; its protein translation is MDLDQLTATQAAADLCAGKVTSKALTTAVLARAKAKAELNAFITLDEAGAMKAAEAFDAGRKKGSCKLLGGVPVVIKDNIEVAGLPASAGTPALKGFVPKKDAPVAAKLRAAGAIIIGKTNMHELAFGISGYNAAFKTGAEPGVRNAYDATRIAGGSSSGTGAAVGARIVTAGLGTDTGGSVRVPCALNGCAALRPTVGRYSQQGIAPISHTRDTAGPMAATMADVAALDRVIAGGGAIAPAALKQVRIGVDKSMLANLDADTEAAFKAALEKLKSNGVTVVDIEMPKLTELNGQVGFPLALYEGYDDMVAYLKKGATGVSIENLAKEIASPDVKGTYDGLVIPRKLPGPNNTVTDAKPAYDAAMKTARPALQALYRDTFAKNKLDAIAFPTVPKVAIASNAEASSLANFLLFIQNTDPGSNAGVPGIQLPIALGASSKLPVGLELDGPAGSDRRLLAVGMAMEKIFGRLPPPSR
- a CDS encoding fumarylacetoacetate hydrolase family protein: MRWLKFTAAGKTSWGIVEGEHVIAVNGDPFGEWQRGTQSHALKDVKIELPLIPRTFYCVGLNYLKHLKEAADKAGTVPNVPDRPEIGYRAQNALIAHDEDVVIPATATEKIHYEGELVVVIGKKAKHLTQANAMDCVFGYTIGNDVSERSWQKADRSLWRSKNADTFKPMGPWIETDVDFDRMETVIRVNGKETGRFRTNDMIFGIVPFLVELSKYFTLSPGDVIWMGTDGASPDLKAGDVVEIDITGIGTLRNRFVAEKA
- a CDS encoding LLM class flavin-dependent oxidoreductase, translating into MTRQMALVGFLQAQNCTNLPSSWRHPESRDDSMSADYYQEIARILEAGKFHMAFFDDRLAMPDRYGNDHAHTVEYGIRCVKMDPLIVLTTMGMVTEKLGLGSTCSTTYYEPFDVARRFATLDLMSGGRAGWNVVTSLNDGEAHNMGKDAHLEHDYRYDRADEFMEVVLGHWDTWEDGSLIMDKNSGRFADPARVKRLDHNGAFFKSRGPFTVPRSAQGHPVIIQAGASGRGQRFAGRWGEVIFTAARNVAAAREGYVAVRNEAAKAGRDPDQMYLCNLTTPVCGATKTEAEDKMALINKLPLQIDALSLLAEALNYDFASKPLDEPLTTEELMSMQGILGIRDGVLKNSGKTNPSARDFVTFSGRGQVQDAIVGGPKEIADKLEEMFVERGCDGFVIAATIVPGSYADFVQHIVPELQRRGLFHKDYAGKTLRENLGLTRPAAGAWKTGPQAAAE
- a CDS encoding Ldh family oxidoreductase gives rise to the protein MPMVQADRLTRIGAALLKAAGASEEEAHAVAVGCVNANLAGHDSHGVIAIPTYIDRIKAGHIVPGAKWTTVQESPTTTVIDGHWGFGFHVNAKAMELTIEKAKTANVAACTVFRQSHVGRLAAYPLMAMRAGMIGIATADSGRSPKHVAPFGGREARLGTNPISIAVPSDLEAPFYLDMATSAVAAGKIALSVARGEQIPQGWIIDAEGRHTTDPTQYRKGGALLPLGGSEGYKGSGLAAMVEVLCGLLTGLGFGVEPTGRHNDGCFMAVFNVAAFRPLKDFEKEVGEFARYLKSTSPSEGSPGVFYPGEIEHIREQQRRRDGIEIEDATWDKLKALATDYKLAVELGLR